In the Pseudodesulfovibrio alkaliphilus genome, one interval contains:
- a CDS encoding MarR family winged helix-turn-helix transcriptional regulator produces MSTDRLNPRDSLGFLSWKVSRLLTNCLAARFAAEGIKITVEQWRALLPLYKFDGLSQGQLCVVLSQEKTGVSRLLAALERSGLLRRQTGDGDRRVKHIFITDAGRTLVDRTIPLALESSRVCCAHIPDEDLDQCKRVLWRVLEPWLGEDCLTLEAGRP; encoded by the coding sequence ATGTCAACCGATCGACTGAATCCGAGGGATTCGCTGGGCTTTCTCTCCTGGAAGGTTTCGCGTCTGCTGACCAATTGTCTGGCGGCAAGGTTTGCGGCCGAGGGTATCAAGATCACGGTGGAGCAGTGGCGGGCGCTTTTGCCTCTGTACAAGTTCGACGGCCTGAGCCAGGGGCAGCTGTGTGTTGTCCTCTCTCAGGAAAAGACCGGGGTGAGCCGCTTGCTGGCCGCGCTGGAGCGGAGCGGATTGTTGCGTCGTCAGACCGGCGATGGCGACCGCAGGGTCAAGCACATCTTTATTACGGACGCCGGTCGCACTCTGGTGGACAGGACCATTCCCCTGGCCCTGGAGAGTTCCCGGGTGTGCTGCGCCCACATTCCGGATGAAGATCTCGACCAATGCAAGCGGGTGCTCTGGAGAGTTCTCGAACCATGGTTGGGCGAGGACTGTCTGACGCTTGAGGCGGGCCGGCCATGA
- a CDS encoding DUF2269 family protein → MIGRTAQKWLKGLHLLAVACWVGGGVSLLMLYFLKHGVDDGGVLYGMNRAIHHVDMAVVVIPGAFGCLLTGLAYSLLTGWGFFRHGWLILKWVATLVAILFGTFFLGPWETAMMDISGEMGIAALDDPAYLANQRLNFAWGTVQVAALVALIWISIFKPWKNVREK, encoded by the coding sequence ATGATCGGGAGAACGGCACAGAAGTGGCTCAAGGGGCTGCATCTTCTGGCCGTGGCCTGCTGGGTGGGAGGCGGCGTATCGTTGCTCATGCTGTATTTCCTCAAGCACGGCGTGGACGACGGCGGTGTTCTTTACGGCATGAACCGCGCCATTCATCATGTGGACATGGCCGTGGTCGTGATTCCGGGTGCCTTTGGCTGCCTGCTCACCGGGCTGGCCTACTCCCTGCTGACCGGATGGGGCTTTTTCCGGCATGGCTGGTTGATTCTCAAGTGGGTGGCCACACTGGTGGCCATCCTTTTCGGTACCTTCTTCCTCGGCCCCTGGGAGACGGCGATGATGGACATTTCCGGCGAGATGGGCATTGCGGCCCTGGACGACCCGGCCTACCTCGCCAACCAACGCCTCAACTTTGCCTGGGGGACAGTCCAGGTTGCGGCGCTGGTTGCACTGATCTGGATTTCGATATTCAAGCCATGGAAAAATGTAAGGGAAAAGTGA